In Acidobacteriota bacterium, the sequence CTACTTCAATGGCTGCCGTCCCGTTCGCACAGCCTACACCGTACTTTGCTCCCTGGAAACGCGCAAAAGCCTCTTGAAATTCCGCAACTCTCGACCGAGATTGGCTATCCTCCCGTTCTCGCAGTTCAAGACCTTCGCCATAGGAATACCGCCACCATTTACCGCTCCGCAGGACATTAACTAAAGCTCTTTCCTCACTATCATCGAATACCGGCCACGAGGGGAAAGGACGCTCACGAACCGGCTTCCCGCCCAAAATCGCTAACTGGCCCATTCTCAGTCCTCCCGTTGATTCCGAGGTATCCGGGCACTCCGGGGCCCTTGGAAATTCTGTAAGGCCCAGTCAAAAAGTCCGGAGGCCGGAAGGCCGAAATTTCAAAGTGCTTCTCGAGGACAAGAAGAGCAACGCCGAGCAGCCCACACTCTTCACCGATCTTGCCAAACCTCAAAGCAAGATGCTCAGAGGAACTCGTTAACGCTTGCCTTCGGATGACCTGATGAATCTGATGGAGAAGCCCGTTGCCGGCCACTTCCAGCGTCTTATCCAGAACAATATCTGAAGGGTTGAAGAGGTTGACGAGGTTGGCGAGCGCGAGTCCGAGATATTGGGCGACTTCGGCGACAATGTTGCATGCAATTTTGTCGCCCGAGTTTGCGGCGCTGAGGATCGCCCGCACAGTAATTCCCTTTGGGTCACCGTCTGCGAGCACCTGCGAGTGAGCGCCTTCACTAAGCGCCTTCATCATCCGGGATTTGATGGCTCCTTCGCTGGCAATGGCCTCCAGACACCCAATACTTCCGCACCTGCACGCGGGGCCGCCCCTGACAATATGTGTGTGGCCTAGCTCTCCGGCGCCGCAGTCCTGGCCGTAAAGTAACCTTCCATCTGTCACGATGCCAGCACCAATACCTGTCCCGTAGTCAACATAAATCAGGTTATCGACTTTCTCCCCCGCACCATGCATGCGCTCTGCGATTGTCTTCGCACG encodes:
- a CDS encoding ROK family protein; translation: MKQVLSNSNRNKLIIEATIRRFGPISRVQIHELTNVRKTTISVLVRELLEEKRLLEVGKSNNPLGRKQVLLRINEGHGYVAGVEFDDERVVAGVLDLSPHILYRICEPTNLQGGLDGLIQQLRSCVRKVLLQAKVPVESLIGIGVADPGFVNSRLGITLTSSIIDFWKNVPLKRIFEEEFCVPTLVESRTRAKTIAERMHGAGEKVDNLIYVDYGTGIGAGIVTDGRLLYGQDCGAGELGHTHIVRGGPACRCGSIGCLEAIASEGAIKSRMMKALSEGAHSQVLADGDPKGITVRAILSAANSGDKIACNIVAEVAQYLGLALANLVNLFNPSDIVLDKTLEVAGNGLLHQIHQVIRRQALTSSSEHLALRFGKIGEECGLLGVALLVLEKHFEISAFRPPDFLTGPYRISKGPGVPGYLGINGRTENGPVSDFGREAGS